The genome window CAAAGAGATGTGGCATCAGCTCAGGGAAGAAACTATAAATCTTCACTTGAAAAAGCTTTAGAACCTAAAAATGTTCCAGTTGAAGTATTTAAAACTCTTTTAAAATCAGCTAAAGATAATAATGCACCTTTACAAAGATATGTAAACTTAAGAAAGAAAGCATTAGGTCTTAAAGATTATCACTACTATGATAACAGTATAAACATCGTTGATTATGATAAGAAATTTGATTATGATACAGCTAAGAAAATGGTATATGAATCAGTTGCACCACTTGGAAAAGAGTACTCAGAAAGAATGAACAGAGCTCTTAGTGAAGGATGGATAGATGTATTTGAAACTGAAAATAAAAGAAGTGGAGCATACTCAATTGGGGTATATGATGTCCATCCATTTATGCTATTAAACTATCAATCTACAATGGATGATGTATTTACCTTAGCTCATGAGTTAGGACATACTCTTCACAGCATGCTATCAAGTGAAAATCAGCCATATGCAACACATGATTATACTATATTTGTTGCAGAAGTTGCTTCAACATTTAATGAAAGACTTTTACTTGACTATATGATAAAAAATACAACAGATCCTAAAGAAAAGGTAGCTTTAATAGAGCAGGCTTTAGGAAATATAGTAGGAACATTCTACATTCAATCTCTATTTGCTGATTATGAATATCAGGCACATAAACTTATAGAAGATGGACAGGCTGTTACTCCAGATGTACTAAGTGGTATAATGGATAAACTTTTCAAAGAGTATTTTGGAGATACACTTGCTATGGATGAATTACAAAAAATAGTTTGGGCAAGAATTCCACACTTCTTTAATTCACCATATTATGTATATCAATATGCTACAAGTTTTGCATCATCAGCAAATCTTTATGAGAGAATAACAGATACAAAATATTCAGAAAAAGAGAGAGAAGAAGCTAAAGAAAAATATCTTCAATTGTTAAAATCAGGTGGAAATGACCATCCAATGAATCAACTTAAAAAAGCTGGAGTGGATCTTGAGAAAGAAGAGAGCTTTACAGCTGTAGCAATAGAATTTAATAGACTTCTTGATCTTCTTGAAGAAGAACTAAAAAAATTGAATAAATAAACATGAATTAGGGGAAAAACTATAACATATTGATGGAGTTTGCATATGGAAAAGAATTTTGAGTTTAAAGTTTTAAATTTAGCAGGTGATGTGGGTGAAACTTTGCTAAAAAATGGATCAGAAATATACAGAGTGGAGTATAATGTGTGCAGAGTTGCTGAGAGATTTGGGTATGAGGGACACTGCTTTGCAACTCTTACATGCCTGATTATTACTGTAGAAAATGATGAAGGAGAGATAAGATCTCTTGTAAGACGTGTTAATTCAAGAACTACCAATCTTGATAAAGTGTATAAGGTAGCACTTTTAGTAGATGATATTGATAAGTATAGCATGGAAGAGGTAAAAGAAAAAATAAGAGAGATAGATACTGAAAAATCATATACAGATATAGTGGATTTAGCCGGACATTGTATAGGAGCATCATTTTTTTCAATACTTTTTCTAGGTACTTTTCATGAATTTATAGGTTCTTTTATTGCAGGTCTTGGAATTGGTATTTTTACAAAAATCTGTAATAAACTTGAGATAGGGACATTTTTTACAAATCTCATATGTGGATTTGTAGCTACATTGACAGCATGTTTATTAAAGCAGAGTGGTTATATTGGTGGAATATCCACTACTATAATTTCAGCACTTATGATTTTGGTTCCTGGAGTACCTTTTATAAACTCTATGAGAGATATCTTTGCTGGAGACCTGGTTACTGGAATGTCAAGACTTCTTGAAGTAGTAATGGTAGGGACTTCTATAGCAGTGGGATCAGGAGTTGCATTAAATGTATTCTTTAGATTAGGAGGTATTCACTGATGTATGAACTATATATAAGTAACTGGATTGTACAGATATTAGCAGCGATACTTACCTCTTTTGGCTTTGGAATAATATTTAAAGTAAAGGGAAAAAATCTTCTTCATACAGGAATTGCTGGTGGGATAAGCTGGTTTTTCTATCTTGCTGGAAAAGAACTTGATTTTACAGTTGGAGTTGACTATTTTTTAGCCACTCTATTTCTGTCACTTTATGCTGAGATAGTAGCTAGAAAAATGAGAACTACTGTTACTGCAATTATGATTCCTGCTCTTATTCCTTTGGCACCAGGAGGGGGAATATACTACACTATGTATAATCTTATTGAGAAGAACTATCCAATGGCTTTGGAAAAGGGGATCACCACTTTTATAATGGCTGGAGCTATGGCAGTTGGAATATTTACTGCTGCTCATATTATGAGAATAAGTGATAAATATAGAATGAAAAATGGAGACTAAGAAGTCTCCATTTTTTTATATATTAGGAAATTATAATTTGAATAATAAGATAGAAAGTAGCTGAGAA of Fusobacterium sp. DD2 contains these proteins:
- a CDS encoding threonine/serine exporter family protein — translated: MEKNFEFKVLNLAGDVGETLLKNGSEIYRVEYNVCRVAERFGYEGHCFATLTCLIITVENDEGEIRSLVRRVNSRTTNLDKVYKVALLVDDIDKYSMEEVKEKIREIDTEKSYTDIVDLAGHCIGASFFSILFLGTFHEFIGSFIAGLGIGIFTKICNKLEIGTFFTNLICGFVATLTACLLKQSGYIGGISTTIISALMILVPGVPFINSMRDIFAGDLVTGMSRLLEVVMVGTSIAVGSGVALNVFFRLGGIH
- the pepF gene encoding oligoendopeptidase F; the encoded protein is MAQKVLTRDEIADKYKWNMKDFYADWSEWDKDFEKLKKIMKEVPQYKGKIKNDSKKFVELIQLEEKLSRLLDKLYIYVYMLKDLDSKDEVVSVKLQEVEAVYTQYAVSTAWMTPEILEIPKKTMEKWLDENPEIKDYRFSMMEIYRLQDHVLDEPKEKLLSYYGQYMGSPSDIYGELSISDMKWNNVKLSDGYEGPVTNGVYSKILSTNRNQEDRKKAFEALYGSFNNNKNTYGAIYRALLQRDVASAQGRNYKSSLEKALEPKNVPVEVFKTLLKSAKDNNAPLQRYVNLRKKALGLKDYHYYDNSINIVDYDKKFDYDTAKKMVYESVAPLGKEYSERMNRALSEGWIDVFETENKRSGAYSIGVYDVHPFMLLNYQSTMDDVFTLAHELGHTLHSMLSSENQPYATHDYTIFVAEVASTFNERLLLDYMIKNTTDPKEKVALIEQALGNIVGTFYIQSLFADYEYQAHKLIEDGQAVTPDVLSGIMDKLFKEYFGDTLAMDELQKIVWARIPHFFNSPYYVYQYATSFASSANLYERITDTKYSEKEREEAKEKYLQLLKSGGNDHPMNQLKKAGVDLEKEESFTAVAIEFNRLLDLLEEELKKLNK
- a CDS encoding threonine/serine exporter family protein, which encodes MYELYISNWIVQILAAILTSFGFGIIFKVKGKNLLHTGIAGGISWFFYLAGKELDFTVGVDYFLATLFLSLYAEIVARKMRTTVTAIMIPALIPLAPGGGIYYTMYNLIEKNYPMALEKGITTFIMAGAMAVGIFTAAHIMRISDKYRMKNGD